In one Micromonospora polyrhachis genomic region, the following are encoded:
- a CDS encoding sugar transferase → MPTATLLSPATSSPASTPGTTIQGRLRQRAYLRAIVVLDATILGLAVLGGYFARFGGDEPRGSDIPYVVVAPALVLAWLLSLKVQRCYDDRVLGYGADEYRRVTSASLRLAGAVAITGYIADVGVSRGFLGISFAVGTIGLVVARFGARKHLHRSRLRGRGWSRRVLVVGDAAHVLELVHTLRREPYAGYHVVGACIPDALLAPVPQRLGDVPVVGSFRGIFDAVATTSVDTVAVTASGELTATRLRRLGWQLEGTGVDLVLAPALTDVAGPRIHTRPVAGLPLIHVEAPEFRGVRKIVKGFVDRSLSFAALALALPVLAAIALAIKLDSRGPVIFRQTRVGQGGSEFAVYKFRTMVVNADTLLSELTAQNETDGLLFKMRADPRVTRVGRFLRKWSLDELPQLANVLFGHMSLVGPRPPLPTEVARYDGDVARRLLVKPGMTGLWQVSGRSDLSWEDGIRLDLYYVENWSLAADLTIMWKTFGAVVNSRGAY, encoded by the coding sequence GTGCCGACGGCGACACTGCTGAGCCCAGCGACCAGTTCCCCGGCTTCCACGCCGGGCACGACCATCCAGGGTCGACTCCGACAACGTGCCTACCTCCGGGCCATCGTCGTCCTCGACGCGACGATCCTCGGGCTGGCGGTGCTGGGCGGCTACTTCGCCCGGTTCGGTGGGGACGAGCCTCGTGGCTCGGACATCCCGTACGTCGTGGTCGCTCCGGCGCTGGTGCTCGCCTGGCTGCTCTCCCTCAAGGTGCAGCGCTGCTACGACGACCGAGTGCTCGGTTACGGTGCCGACGAGTACCGTCGGGTCACCTCGGCGAGTCTCCGGCTCGCCGGAGCCGTCGCCATCACCGGATACATCGCAGACGTCGGGGTCTCGCGGGGATTCCTGGGCATCTCGTTCGCGGTTGGCACGATCGGCCTGGTGGTCGCCCGGTTCGGGGCACGTAAGCACCTGCACCGGTCCCGGTTGCGGGGGCGTGGCTGGTCCCGACGTGTGCTGGTGGTGGGTGACGCGGCGCACGTCCTGGAGTTGGTGCACACCCTGCGGCGGGAGCCGTACGCGGGTTATCACGTGGTGGGTGCCTGCATCCCGGATGCGTTGCTGGCGCCGGTGCCGCAGCGGCTGGGTGACGTACCGGTGGTCGGGTCGTTCCGGGGGATTTTCGACGCCGTGGCGACCACCAGCGTCGACACGGTCGCGGTGACCGCCTCGGGCGAGTTGACCGCGACCCGGCTGCGGCGGCTTGGCTGGCAGCTGGAGGGCACCGGCGTCGACCTTGTTCTGGCGCCTGCGTTGACCGACGTAGCTGGTCCGCGTATTCACACCCGACCGGTCGCGGGGTTGCCGCTCATCCACGTGGAGGCACCCGAGTTCCGCGGCGTGCGTAAGATCGTCAAGGGTTTCGTGGACCGATCCCTGTCGTTTGCGGCGCTTGCCCTGGCGCTGCCGGTGCTGGCAGCGATCGCGTTGGCCATCAAATTGGACAGTCGAGGACCGGTGATTTTTCGGCAGACCCGGGTCGGGCAGGGCGGCAGCGAGTTCGCCGTCTACAAGTTCCGTACGATGGTGGTCAACGCCGACACGTTGCTTTCCGAGCTGACCGCCCAGAACGAGACCGACGGCCTGCTGTTCAAGATGCGTGCCGATCCTCGGGTGACCCGGGTTGGTCGGTTTCTGCGCAAGTGGTCGCTGGACGAGCTGCCCCAACTGGCCAACGTCCTCTTCGGACATATGAGCCTGGTCGGTCCCCGCCCGCCGTTGCCTACCGAGGTCGCGCGCTACGACGGTGACGTGGCCCGGAGGCTGCTCGTCAAGCCGGGCATGACCGGGCTGTGGCAGGTCAGCGGTCGGTCCGACCTCAGCTGGGAGGATGGCATCCGGCTCGACCTCTACTACGTGGAGAACTGGTCGCTTGCCGCTGACCTGACCATCATGTGGAAGACCTTCGGGGCGGTCGTCAACAGTCGAGGTGCCTACTGA
- a CDS encoding trypsin-like serine peptidase, whose amino-acid sequence MRTSRRLLALSALILPAVLAGTPAQAATNIDTTLGAAVPAGVTSIEREAGSTSQAAAYWTADRMAAATPADEVEKSAGPIAQSPAPEQVRRFAEAVAPKDGGDFNTQLNESITVGKIFYTSSTDGRGHYCSASVVNSTARNMVFTAAHCVHDGPGRDWHTANWMFVPSYRNGAQPYGTWDWSTLAVPSGWISTRERQYDVAIALVHGSRSIVDAVGANGLLTGGGREYHYDIFGYPSNKDSGQIQWVCSGTSRDAGSNRIEMDCGFGGGSSGGPWYYSYNNTTRRGDVHGVMSYSSGSNTNGSPYFSAAVVGTLYDTYANDTW is encoded by the coding sequence ATGAGAACGTCAAGACGGCTTCTGGCCCTGTCGGCCCTGATCCTGCCGGCGGTCCTCGCCGGTACGCCGGCGCAGGCCGCCACCAACATCGACACCACGCTGGGCGCGGCCGTGCCGGCCGGTGTCACATCGATCGAGCGCGAGGCCGGGTCCACCTCGCAGGCCGCTGCATACTGGACGGCCGACCGGATGGCGGCGGCCACACCGGCGGACGAGGTGGAGAAGTCCGCCGGCCCAATCGCCCAGAGTCCCGCGCCGGAGCAGGTGCGGCGCTTCGCGGAGGCCGTGGCGCCGAAGGATGGCGGCGACTTCAACACCCAGCTGAACGAGTCGATCACCGTGGGGAAGATCTTCTATACCAGTTCCACAGACGGTCGCGGCCACTACTGCTCCGCAAGCGTGGTCAACAGCACGGCACGCAACATGGTCTTCACGGCCGCGCACTGCGTACACGACGGGCCGGGCCGGGACTGGCATACCGCGAACTGGATGTTCGTGCCGTCGTACCGCAACGGTGCACAGCCGTACGGCACCTGGGACTGGTCCACGCTTGCGGTGCCGAGCGGCTGGATCAGCACCCGTGAGCGGCAGTACGACGTGGCGATCGCACTCGTCCACGGCAGTCGATCCATCGTGGATGCGGTGGGTGCCAACGGGCTGCTCACCGGCGGTGGCCGTGAGTACCACTACGACATCTTCGGCTACCCGAGCAACAAGGACAGCGGCCAGATTCAGTGGGTCTGCTCCGGCACGTCGCGGGACGCAGGCAGCAACCGGATCGAGATGGACTGCGGATTCGGCGGCGGTTCCAGCGGCGGTCCCTGGTACTACAGCTACAACAACACCACCAGACGTGGTGACGTGCACGGGGTGATGAGTTACAGCAGCGGCTCGAACACGAACGGCTCGCCGTACTTCTCCGCAGCGGTAGTGGGGACACTTTACGATACGTATGCGAACGATACCTGGTGA
- a CDS encoding DinB family protein — protein MTIERLGPPLRAGERETLRAFLDFHRATLAMKCEGLTDDELRRQSMPPSTLSLLGLVRHMAEVERTWFRRVINAEDIPLVWSAEGDFQVAYDASAASRPEAFDAWQREVEHARRIEAAAESLDVTGHQARWGEDVSLRLVMLHLIHEYARHNGHADFLREGIDGIVGA, from the coding sequence GTGACCATCGAACGACTTGGACCGCCGTTGCGCGCAGGCGAACGCGAGACACTGCGCGCCTTCCTCGACTTCCACCGGGCGACGCTCGCCATGAAGTGCGAAGGACTCACCGACGACGAGCTGCGCCGCCAGTCGATGCCGCCGTCGACCCTCTCCCTGCTCGGCCTGGTACGACACATGGCCGAGGTGGAACGCACCTGGTTCCGTCGCGTGATCAACGCAGAGGACATCCCACTCGTGTGGTCCGCGGAGGGCGACTTCCAGGTGGCGTACGACGCGAGCGCCGCCAGCCGTCCGGAGGCGTTCGACGCCTGGCAGCGCGAGGTCGAGCACGCTCGCCGCATCGAGGCGGCGGCGGAGTCGCTGGACGTGACCGGTCACCAGGCCCGATGGGGTGAGGATGTGTCGCTGCGACTGGTGATGCTGCACCTGATCCACGAGTACGCCCGGCACAACGGGCACGCCGACTTCCTGCGCGAGGGGATCGACGGCATCGTCGGTGCCTGA
- the xylA gene encoding xylose isomerase yields the protein MATSPTPADKFSFGLWTVGWQARDPFGDATRPALDPVEAVRRLAELGAYGITFHDDDLIPFGAGESTRDGHVSRFRKALDETGLVVPMVTTNLFTHPVFKDGGFTSNDRDIRRFALRKVLRNVDLAAELGARTFVLWGGREGSEYDLAKDVRAALDRYREALDLLTAYVLDQGYDLRFAIEPKPNEPRGDILLPTIGHAIAFINSLERPELVGINPEVGHEQMAGLNYTHGVAQALWHGKLFHLDLNGQRGIKYDQDLVFGHGDLMNAFTLVDLLEHGAPGGGPSYDGPRHFDYKPSRTEDFDGVWASAAANMRTYLLLKERAAAFRADPQVQEALTVSKVADLGTPTLDPGEGYADLLADRSAFEEFDADERAARGFGFVRLNQLAVEHLLGARPGGGPE from the coding sequence ATGGCAACCTCGCCCACCCCGGCGGACAAGTTCTCCTTCGGACTCTGGACGGTGGGCTGGCAGGCCCGTGACCCGTTCGGTGACGCCACCCGCCCGGCACTGGACCCGGTCGAGGCGGTGCGCCGGCTCGCCGAGCTGGGCGCGTACGGCATCACCTTCCACGACGACGACCTGATCCCGTTCGGCGCGGGCGAATCCACCCGGGACGGGCACGTCAGCCGGTTCCGTAAGGCGTTGGACGAGACCGGGCTGGTCGTACCGATGGTCACCACCAACCTCTTCACCCACCCCGTGTTCAAGGATGGCGGCTTCACCAGCAACGACCGGGACATCCGCCGGTTCGCGCTGCGCAAGGTGCTGCGTAACGTCGACCTGGCGGCGGAGCTGGGGGCCCGGACGTTCGTACTGTGGGGCGGCCGGGAAGGCTCCGAGTACGACCTGGCCAAGGACGTTCGGGCGGCACTGGACCGCTACCGTGAGGCCCTCGACCTGCTCACCGCTTATGTCCTCGACCAGGGCTACGACCTGCGTTTCGCTATCGAACCCAAGCCCAACGAGCCGCGCGGCGACATTCTGCTGCCCACCATTGGTCACGCCATCGCCTTCATCAACTCCCTGGAGCGTCCCGAGCTGGTGGGGATCAACCCCGAGGTCGGGCATGAGCAGATGGCCGGGCTCAACTACACGCACGGCGTCGCGCAGGCGCTCTGGCACGGCAAGCTGTTCCACCTCGACCTCAACGGCCAGCGGGGCATCAAGTACGACCAGGACCTGGTCTTCGGCCACGGCGACCTGATGAACGCGTTCACCCTGGTCGACCTGCTGGAGCATGGTGCGCCCGGTGGCGGGCCGAGCTACGACGGGCCCCGGCACTTCGACTACAAGCCGTCCCGGACCGAGGACTTCGACGGTGTCTGGGCCTCTGCCGCCGCCAACATGCGCACCTATCTGCTGCTCAAGGAGCGGGCTGCCGCGTTCCGGGCCGATCCGCAGGTGCAGGAGGCGCTGACTGTCAGCAAGGTCGCCGACCTCGGCACGCCCACCCTCGACCCGGGTGAGGGGTACGCCGATCTGCTGGCCGACCGGAGCGCCTTCGAGGAGTTCGACGCCGACGAGCGGGCGGCCCGGGGCTTCGGCTTCGTACGACTCAACCAGCTCGCGGTCGAGCACCTGCTCGGTGCCCGGCCGGGTGGCGGTCCCGAATGA